Proteins from one Camelina sativa cultivar DH55 chromosome 8, Cs, whole genome shotgun sequence genomic window:
- the LOC104708935 gene encoding light-harvesting complex-like protein OHP1, chloroplastic isoform X3, which produces MSSSPLSSTLFYPLSTLSRAAKLPDGVIFPKVQPKSQPAFLGFTQTAEIWNSRACMMGLIGTFIVELILNKGILELIGVEIGKGLDLPL; this is translated from the exons ATGAGCTCGTCGCCGTTATCGTCAACTCTGTTTTATCCACTTTCGACCTTGTCA CGAGCCGCGAAACTCCCTGACGGG GTGATATTTCCAAAAGTACAACCAAAATCTCAACCTGCGTTTCTTGGTTTCACACAAACAGCTGAGATTTGGAACTCCAGAGCTTGCATGATGGGTCTCATCGGTACTTTCATCGTCGAACTG ATTCTGAACAAGGGAATACTCGAGCTGATCGGTGTAGAGATTGGAAAAGGACTTGATCTTCCTCTGTAA
- the LOC104708935 gene encoding light-harvesting complex-like protein OHP1, chloroplastic isoform X1 — MSSSPLSSTLFYPLSTLSLQGHGRMQNLCISRKQQPLIVRAAKLPDGVIFPKVQPKSQPAFLGFTQTAEIWNSRACMMGLIGTFIVELILNKGILELIGVEIGKGLDLPL; from the exons ATGAGCTCGTCGCCGTTATCGTCAACTCTGTTTTATCCACTTTCGACCTTGTCACTTCAAGGACATGGTCGGATGCAGAACCTCTGCATCAGTCGGAAGCAACAGCCACTCATTGTCCGAGCCGCGAAACTCCCTGACGGG GTGATATTTCCAAAAGTACAACCAAAATCTCAACCTGCGTTTCTTGGTTTCACACAAACAGCTGAGATTTGGAACTCCAGAGCTTGCATGATGGGTCTCATCGGTACTTTCATCGTCGAACTG ATTCTGAACAAGGGAATACTCGAGCTGATCGGTGTAGAGATTGGAAAAGGACTTGATCTTCCTCTGTAA
- the LOC104708935 gene encoding light-harvesting complex-like protein OHP1, chloroplastic isoform X2: protein MSSSPLSSTLFYPLSTLSLQGHGRMQNLCISRKQQPLIVRAAKLPDGVIFPKVQPKSQPAFLGFTQTAEIWNSRACMMGLIGTFIVELVRF from the exons ATGAGCTCGTCGCCGTTATCGTCAACTCTGTTTTATCCACTTTCGACCTTGTCACTTCAAGGACATGGTCGGATGCAGAACCTCTGCATCAGTCGGAAGCAACAGCCACTCATTGTCCGAGCCGCGAAACTCCCTGACGGG GTGATATTTCCAAAAGTACAACCAAAATCTCAACCTGCGTTTCTTGGTTTCACACAAACAGCTGAGATTTGGAACTCCAGAGCTTGCATGATGGGTCTCATCGGTACTTTCATCGTCGAACTGGTGAG ATTCTGA
- the LOC104708938 gene encoding putative cyclin-D7-1: MDNLLCEESWPASPLTPEPIPNFRRTTHDNDVALMYPAIDDATMEEAISVDLEKELCFSNHVDKVIEFFVSKKLTELRFQAVQWLIQTRSGLNLSYETVFSAANCFDRFVYMTSCEEWTNWMVELVALTSLSIASKFNEVSTPSLQELEMEGLNHMFHQNTVLKMELIMLQALDWRVNSVTIYSISQTLVSKIGVIGDHMKMNKITNHLLDDLCDLNMLQYPPSVVAAAAMSDILEENVFGEKIMNLFGQHYKNNIVKCVDMMRTRSMVQSPSRRKVFEAKSFMSLLQGGEGNDDYYVEDLSAIFQIIRSDNKKRNRENHQFNFRPAKRKTIGMSNHI; encoded by the exons ATGGATAATCTACTCTGCGAAGAGTCATGGCCCGCGAGTCCTCTAACCCCGGAGCCTATACCAAACTTCCGCCGCACTACTCACGACAATGACGTAGCGCTGATGTACCCGGCGATAGACGATGCGACGATGGAAGAAGCCATCTCTGTGGATTTGGAGAAAGAATTGTGTTTCAGTAATCACGTAGACAAGGTTATTGAGTTTTTCGTATCTAAGAAGTTAACCGAGTTGAGGTTTCAAGCAGTTCAATGGCTAATTCAG ACTCGGAGTGGGCTAAATCTTTCATATGAAACAGTATTTTCCGCCGCAAATTGCTTTGATCGGTTCGTCTACATGACTAGCTGCGAG GAATGGACGAATTGGATGGTAGAACTAGTTGCACTAACCTCACTATCGATTGCGTCAAAGTTTAACGAAGTTTCAACTCCTTCGCTCCAAGAACTTGAGATGGAAGGTCTTAATCATATGTTTCACCAGAACACTGTTCTTAAGATGGAACTCATAATGTTGCAAGCCCTCGATTGGCGTGTGAACTCTGTTACGATATATTCTATTTCTCAAACCCTTGTTTCGAAAATCGGTGTGATAGGTGATCATATGAAGATGAATAAAATTACTAATCATCTGCTTGATGATTTATGCG ATTTGAATATGCTTCAATATCCACCAAGCGTTGTCGCAGCTGCGGCTATGAGCGATATCCTGGAAGAGAATGTGTTTGGAGAAAAAATTATGAatctttttggtcaacattataag AACAATATTGTGAAATGTGTTGACATGATGAGAACTCGTAGCATGGTACAGTCGCCATCGAGAAGGAAAGTATTCGAAGCGAAAAGTTTCATGAGTTTGTTGCAGGGAGGAGAAGGGAATGACGATTATTACGTCGAAGATCTTTCTGCCATCTTTCAGATTATACGATCCGATaataagaagagaaacagagaaaaccaCCAATTCAACTTTCGTCCGGCAAAAAGAAAGACAATTGGAATGTCAAACCACATTtaa
- the LOC109126020 gene encoding uncharacterized protein LOC109126020, with amino-acid sequence MEGLIPFLYKAIVMYKREGSFSSVLLSDHHSPSNSGYYMRLPGDSSGRFRTSDRRRFGTDRLGLLGTTPSSPSRVFTMNIINKRT; translated from the coding sequence ATGGAAGGTTTGATTCCGTTTTTGTACAAAGCCATTGTTATGTATAAAAGAGAAGGAAGCTTTTCGTCGGTTTTGCTCAGCGATCATCACTCTCCTTCTAACTCTGGTTATTACATGAGACTTCCAGGCGACTCCTCCGGTAGGTTTCGAACGTCCGATCGCAGGAGATTTGGGACAGACCGTCTTGGATTGCTTGGAACAACGCCTTCGTCGCCATCTCGTGTTTTCACTATGAACATCATCAACAAACGTACGTAA
- the LOC104708941 gene encoding phosphopantothenate--cysteine ligase 2-like isoform X3: MSSEVVEDEISSFFESSPPLKNMDGIIKKLNRFIKLNSSSRGENHQSDWREEDRVCVTSGGTTVPLEQRCVRNFVKAGYAVIFLYRRGTCQPYCRSLPDDPFLECFEFRDKRNIQVHASHLEAVKLAVMDHQAAVADGRLLKLPFSTIYEYLQMLRLIATALKDVGSCSMFYLAAAVSDFYVPWESMTEHKIESGSGPLDIRLAQVPKMLSILRSNWAPNAFCISFKLETDSKILIEKATKALQKYKVHAVVASELSTRKEEVVVVSSSGNVVVRRDCDKPDESIVEYNLIRLIVDRHSTYIKESHS, translated from the exons ATGAGTTCAGAAGTAGTGGAAGATGAGATTAGTTCGTTTTTCGAATCATCTCCACCTCTGAAGAACATGGATGGGATCATAAAGAAGCTTAATCGATTCATTAAGTTGAACTCTTCGTCGCGAGGCGAGAATCATCAATCAGATTG GAGGGAGGAGGATCGTGTGTGTGTGACTTCAGGGGGAACTACGGTTCCGTTAGAGCAACGATGTGTAAG AAATTTTGTAAAGGCTGGATATGCAGTAATCTTTCTGTATAGGAG GGGAACTTGCCAACCGTATTGCAGGTCTCTTCCTGATGATCCATTTCTTGAATGTTTTGAGTTTCGTGATAAGAGAAACATTCAAG TTCATGCATCACATTTGGAAGCTGTGAAACTAGCTGTTATGGACCACCAAGCT GCAGTAGCAGATGGTCGGTTACTAAAACTCCCATTCTCAACCATATATGAGTATCTTCAG ATGTTGCGGTTGATTGCAACGGCATTGAAAGATGTAGGTTCATGTTCAATGTTTTATCTTGCTGCTGCTGTATCTGACTTTTATGTGCCATGGGAGAGCATG ACAGAGCACAAAATAGAATCAGGATCTGGTCCTTTAGACATAAGACTAGCTCAAGTCCCTAAAATGCTTTCAATTTTGAGATCAAATTGGGCTCCGAATGCTTTCTGCATATCATTCAAG CTTGAGACAGATTCAAAGATTCTGATAGAGAAGGCTACAAAGGCTCTACAAAAATACAAAGTGCACGCTGTTGTAGCCAGTGAGCTATCAACACGCAAGGAAGAGGTTGTGGTTGTTTCAAGCAGTGGTAATGTTGTGGTTAGACGCGATTGCGATAAGCCTGATGAGTCTATCGTTGAATATAATCTCATTCGTCTCATCGTAGATCGACATTCTACATACATCAAAGAATCTCACAGTTGA
- the LOC104708941 gene encoding phosphopantothenate--cysteine ligase 2-like isoform X2 has product MSSEVVEDEISSFFESSPPLKNMDGIIKKLNRFIKLNSSSRGENHQSDWREEDRVCVTSGGTTVPLEQRCVRYIDNFSSGNRGAASTEGTCQPYCRSLPDDPFLECFEFRDKRNIQVHASHLEAVKLAVMDHQAAVADGRLLKLPFSTIYEYLQMLRLIATALKDVGSCSMFYLAAAVSDFYVPWESMTEHKIESGSGPLDIRLAQVPKMLSILRSNWAPNAFCISFKLETDSKILIEKATKALQKYKVHAVVASELSTRKEEVVVVSSSGNVVVRRDCDKPDESIVEYNLIRLIVDRHSTYIKESHS; this is encoded by the exons ATGAGTTCAGAAGTAGTGGAAGATGAGATTAGTTCGTTTTTCGAATCATCTCCACCTCTGAAGAACATGGATGGGATCATAAAGAAGCTTAATCGATTCATTAAGTTGAACTCTTCGTCGCGAGGCGAGAATCATCAATCAGATTG GAGGGAGGAGGATCGTGTGTGTGTGACTTCAGGGGGAACTACGGTTCCGTTAGAGCAACGATGTGTAAGGTATATTGATAACTTCAGCTCCGGAAACAGAGGTGCTGCTTCTACTGA GGGAACTTGCCAACCGTATTGCAGGTCTCTTCCTGATGATCCATTTCTTGAATGTTTTGAGTTTCGTGATAAGAGAAACATTCAAG TTCATGCATCACATTTGGAAGCTGTGAAACTAGCTGTTATGGACCACCAAGCT GCAGTAGCAGATGGTCGGTTACTAAAACTCCCATTCTCAACCATATATGAGTATCTTCAG ATGTTGCGGTTGATTGCAACGGCATTGAAAGATGTAGGTTCATGTTCAATGTTTTATCTTGCTGCTGCTGTATCTGACTTTTATGTGCCATGGGAGAGCATG ACAGAGCACAAAATAGAATCAGGATCTGGTCCTTTAGACATAAGACTAGCTCAAGTCCCTAAAATGCTTTCAATTTTGAGATCAAATTGGGCTCCGAATGCTTTCTGCATATCATTCAAG CTTGAGACAGATTCAAAGATTCTGATAGAGAAGGCTACAAAGGCTCTACAAAAATACAAAGTGCACGCTGTTGTAGCCAGTGAGCTATCAACACGCAAGGAAGAGGTTGTGGTTGTTTCAAGCAGTGGTAATGTTGTGGTTAGACGCGATTGCGATAAGCCTGATGAGTCTATCGTTGAATATAATCTCATTCGTCTCATCGTAGATCGACATTCTACATACATCAAAGAATCTCACAGTTGA
- the LOC104708941 gene encoding phosphopantothenate--cysteine ligase 2-like isoform X1, with product MSSEVVEDEISSFFESSPPLKNMDGIIKKLNRFIKLNSSSRGENHQSDWREEDRVCVTSGGTTVPLEQRCVRYIDNFSSGNRGAASTENFVKAGYAVIFLYRRGTCQPYCRSLPDDPFLECFEFRDKRNIQVHASHLEAVKLAVMDHQAAVADGRLLKLPFSTIYEYLQMLRLIATALKDVGSCSMFYLAAAVSDFYVPWESMTEHKIESGSGPLDIRLAQVPKMLSILRSNWAPNAFCISFKLETDSKILIEKATKALQKYKVHAVVASELSTRKEEVVVVSSSGNVVVRRDCDKPDESIVEYNLIRLIVDRHSTYIKESHS from the exons ATGAGTTCAGAAGTAGTGGAAGATGAGATTAGTTCGTTTTTCGAATCATCTCCACCTCTGAAGAACATGGATGGGATCATAAAGAAGCTTAATCGATTCATTAAGTTGAACTCTTCGTCGCGAGGCGAGAATCATCAATCAGATTG GAGGGAGGAGGATCGTGTGTGTGTGACTTCAGGGGGAACTACGGTTCCGTTAGAGCAACGATGTGTAAGGTATATTGATAACTTCAGCTCCGGAAACAGAGGTGCTGCTTCTACTGA AAATTTTGTAAAGGCTGGATATGCAGTAATCTTTCTGTATAGGAG GGGAACTTGCCAACCGTATTGCAGGTCTCTTCCTGATGATCCATTTCTTGAATGTTTTGAGTTTCGTGATAAGAGAAACATTCAAG TTCATGCATCACATTTGGAAGCTGTGAAACTAGCTGTTATGGACCACCAAGCT GCAGTAGCAGATGGTCGGTTACTAAAACTCCCATTCTCAACCATATATGAGTATCTTCAG ATGTTGCGGTTGATTGCAACGGCATTGAAAGATGTAGGTTCATGTTCAATGTTTTATCTTGCTGCTGCTGTATCTGACTTTTATGTGCCATGGGAGAGCATG ACAGAGCACAAAATAGAATCAGGATCTGGTCCTTTAGACATAAGACTAGCTCAAGTCCCTAAAATGCTTTCAATTTTGAGATCAAATTGGGCTCCGAATGCTTTCTGCATATCATTCAAG CTTGAGACAGATTCAAAGATTCTGATAGAGAAGGCTACAAAGGCTCTACAAAAATACAAAGTGCACGCTGTTGTAGCCAGTGAGCTATCAACACGCAAGGAAGAGGTTGTGGTTGTTTCAAGCAGTGGTAATGTTGTGGTTAGACGCGATTGCGATAAGCCTGATGAGTCTATCGTTGAATATAATCTCATTCGTCTCATCGTAGATCGACATTCTACATACATCAAAGAATCTCACAGTTGA
- the LOC104708941 gene encoding phosphopantothenate--cysteine ligase 2-like isoform X5 yields the protein MSSEVVEDEISSFFESSPPLKNMDGIIKKLNRFIKLNSSSRGENHQSDWREEDRVCVTSGGTTVPLEQRCVSSCITFGSCETSCYGPPSLADGRLLKLPFSTIYEYLQMLRLIATALKDVGSCSMFYLAAAVSDFYVPWESMTEHKIESGSGPLDIRLAQVPKMLSILRSNWAPNAFCISFKLETDSKILIEKATKALQKYKVHAVVASELSTRKEEVVVVSSSGNVVVRRDCDKPDESIVEYNLIRLIVDRHSTYIKESHS from the exons ATGAGTTCAGAAGTAGTGGAAGATGAGATTAGTTCGTTTTTCGAATCATCTCCACCTCTGAAGAACATGGATGGGATCATAAAGAAGCTTAATCGATTCATTAAGTTGAACTCTTCGTCGCGAGGCGAGAATCATCAATCAGATTG GAGGGAGGAGGATCGTGTGTGTGTGACTTCAGGGGGAACTACGGTTCCGTTAGAGCAACGATGTGTAAG TTCATGCATCACATTTGGAAGCTGTGAAACTAGCTGTTATGGACCACCAAGCT TAGCAGATGGTCGGTTACTAAAACTCCCATTCTCAACCATATATGAGTATCTTCAG ATGTTGCGGTTGATTGCAACGGCATTGAAAGATGTAGGTTCATGTTCAATGTTTTATCTTGCTGCTGCTGTATCTGACTTTTATGTGCCATGGGAGAGCATG ACAGAGCACAAAATAGAATCAGGATCTGGTCCTTTAGACATAAGACTAGCTCAAGTCCCTAAAATGCTTTCAATTTTGAGATCAAATTGGGCTCCGAATGCTTTCTGCATATCATTCAAG CTTGAGACAGATTCAAAGATTCTGATAGAGAAGGCTACAAAGGCTCTACAAAAATACAAAGTGCACGCTGTTGTAGCCAGTGAGCTATCAACACGCAAGGAAGAGGTTGTGGTTGTTTCAAGCAGTGGTAATGTTGTGGTTAGACGCGATTGCGATAAGCCTGATGAGTCTATCGTTGAATATAATCTCATTCGTCTCATCGTAGATCGACATTCTACATACATCAAAGAATCTCACAGTTGA
- the LOC104708941 gene encoding phosphopantothenate--cysteine ligase 2-like isoform X4 has protein sequence MSSEVVEDEISSFFESSPPLKNMDGIIKKLNRFIKLNSSSRGENHQSDWREEDRVCVTSGGTTVPLEQRCVRYIDNFSSGNRGAASTDSCITFGSCETSCYGPPSLADGRLLKLPFSTIYEYLQMLRLIATALKDVGSCSMFYLAAAVSDFYVPWESMTEHKIESGSGPLDIRLAQVPKMLSILRSNWAPNAFCISFKLETDSKILIEKATKALQKYKVHAVVASELSTRKEEVVVVSSSGNVVVRRDCDKPDESIVEYNLIRLIVDRHSTYIKESHS, from the exons ATGAGTTCAGAAGTAGTGGAAGATGAGATTAGTTCGTTTTTCGAATCATCTCCACCTCTGAAGAACATGGATGGGATCATAAAGAAGCTTAATCGATTCATTAAGTTGAACTCTTCGTCGCGAGGCGAGAATCATCAATCAGATTG GAGGGAGGAGGATCGTGTGTGTGTGACTTCAGGGGGAACTACGGTTCCGTTAGAGCAACGATGTGTAAGGTATATTGATAACTTCAGCTCCGGAAACAGAGGTGCTGCTTCTACTGA TTCATGCATCACATTTGGAAGCTGTGAAACTAGCTGTTATGGACCACCAAGCT TAGCAGATGGTCGGTTACTAAAACTCCCATTCTCAACCATATATGAGTATCTTCAG ATGTTGCGGTTGATTGCAACGGCATTGAAAGATGTAGGTTCATGTTCAATGTTTTATCTTGCTGCTGCTGTATCTGACTTTTATGTGCCATGGGAGAGCATG ACAGAGCACAAAATAGAATCAGGATCTGGTCCTTTAGACATAAGACTAGCTCAAGTCCCTAAAATGCTTTCAATTTTGAGATCAAATTGGGCTCCGAATGCTTTCTGCATATCATTCAAG CTTGAGACAGATTCAAAGATTCTGATAGAGAAGGCTACAAAGGCTCTACAAAAATACAAAGTGCACGCTGTTGTAGCCAGTGAGCTATCAACACGCAAGGAAGAGGTTGTGGTTGTTTCAAGCAGTGGTAATGTTGTGGTTAGACGCGATTGCGATAAGCCTGATGAGTCTATCGTTGAATATAATCTCATTCGTCTCATCGTAGATCGACATTCTACATACATCAAAGAATCTCACAGTTGA
- the LOC104709990 gene encoding wall-associated receptor kinase-like 20 encodes MEKNQSYYAVLIPTLLIVWLACTGHSCARHPKAKPPMAGPPHCPNCGPMAVPYPLSTAPTCGDQTYRINCVAGKLYFGALHGSSYVITSINSVTQRIILRPPGLASSGSCVSPDVSKQGFELDPHLPFSITTSNTILLLNCSQAMLQAPIDCSPTSLCYSYIKNNASPCSKAPLCCTFRTGGSQTAYTIRINGGGCLAYQSFVGLNPNKEIPPPGKKWPDTGLELQWALPKEPVCKTDVDCNLLLGKSKCLPDPTSPGLKRCSCKKGLEWDPVNAICGKCLHGKHCIKKKKTVVFAGAAVAIVGVTLAIAVAVIAKKHSHQKVKKDIHKNIVKEREEMLSANSTGKSSRIFTGREITKATNNFSKDNLIGTGGFGEVFKAVLEDGTITAIKRAKLNNTKGTDQILNEVRILCQVNHRSLVRLLGCCVDLELPLLIYEFIPNGTLFEHLHGSSDRTCKPLTWRRRLQIAYQTAEGLAYLHSAAQPPIYHRDVKSSNILLDDKLNAKVSDFGLSRLVDLTETANNESHIFTGAQGTLGYLDPEYYRNFQLTDKSDVYSFGVVLLEMVTSKKAIDFTREEEDVNLVMYINKMMDQERLTECIDPLLKKTANKVELQTMLQLGNLASACLNERRQNRPSMKEVADEIEYIINILSQEVTET; translated from the exons ATGGAGAAGAACCAATCCTACTACGCCGTATTGATACCAACTCTTTTGATCGTATGGTTAGCATGTACAGGCCATTCTTGTGCCCGCCATCCCAAGGCAAAACCTCCCATGGCCGGACCACCACATTGTCCTAACTGCGGACCCATGGCTGTACCTTATCCGCTAAGCACGGCTCCAACCTGCGGCGATCAAACCTACAGGATAAATTGTGTTGCGGGTAAGCTCTATTTCGGTGCCCTCCATGGGTCATCTTATGTCATCACGTCCATCAACTCGGTGACACAGCGGATCATTCTTCGCCCTCCAGGTCTTGCTAGCTCTGGATCTTGTGTCTCCCCTGATGTCTCTAAACAGGGCTTTGAGCTTGACCCACATCTCCCTTTCAGCATCACTACCAGCAACACTATCTTGCTACTTAATTGCTCTCAGGCTATGCTGCAG GCGCCAATAGATTGTAGTCCTACCAGCTTATGCTACAGCTACATCAAGAACAATGCATCACCTTGCTCTAAGGCTCCCTTGTGCTGCACCTTCAGAACCGGCGGGTCTCAAACCGCTTACACGATCAGGATCAACGGTGGAGGATGCCTTGCGTACCAGAGCTTCGTGGGGCTGAATCCAAACAAAGAGATTCCTCCTCCCGGGAAAAAATGGCCTGACACAGGGCTCGAGTTGCAATGGGCATTGCCTAAAGAACCGGTTTGCAAAACTGATGTAGATTGTAACCTCTTGTTAGGTAAATCAAAATGCTTGCCTGACCCGACTAGTCCCGGCCTGAAACGATGCTCCTGCAAAAAAGGTTTGGAATGGGATCCGGTTAACGCAATAT GTGGTAAATGCCTCCATGGGAAACactgcataaaaaaaaagaagaccgTTGTTTTTGCAG GTGCGGCTGTTGCGATTGTGGGAGTTACACTAGCGATTGCGGTAGCGGTTATTGCGAAAAAACATAGCCACCAAAAGGTTAAAAAAGATATTCACAAGAACATTGTCAAGGAGCGAGAAGAGATGCTCAGCGCAAACTCCACAGGAAAATCATCAAGAATCTTCACCGGCAGAGAGATCACGAAAGCAACcaacaatttctcaaaagaCAATCTCATAGGCACCGGAGGTTTTGGAGAAGTGTTTAAAGCGGTTCTTGAGGACGGAACCATAACTGCGATCAAACGAGCAAAGCTTAACAACACAAAAGGCACTGATCAGATCCTAAACGAAGTCAGGATTCTCTGCCAAGTCAACCACAGAAGCTTAGTTAGGCTTCTCGGTTGCTGCGTCGATCTTGAACTGCCTCTCTTGATCTACGAGTTCATTCCCAACGGAACACTATTCGAACATCTCCATGGCAGTTCAGACCGTACTTGTAAACCGCTAACTTGGCGGCGTAGACTACAGATCGCATACCAAACCGCTGAAGGATTAGCTTATCTCCATTCCGCAGCACAGCCACCAATTTATCACCGTGATGTAAAATCAAGCAATATTTTGCTTGACGATAAGCTAAACGCCAAAGTTTCAGACTTTGGACTTTCAAGACTTGTGGATTTGACAGAAACAGCTAACAACGAGAGCCATATCTTCACAGGTGCGCAAGGTACATTGGGGTATCTCGATCCAGAATACTACAGGAATTTCCAGCTAACTGATAAGAGCGATGTGTACAGCTTCGGGGTTGTGCTTCTTGAGATGGTTACATCGAAAAAGGCAATAGATTTCacaagagaagaggaagatgtgaacCTGGTGATGTATATTAACAAGATGATGGATCAAGAGAGATTGACTGAATGCATTGATCCGCTGCTGAAGAAGACTGCTAACAAGGTTGAACTGCAGACGATGCTACAGCTCGGGAATTTGGCATCTGCGTGTCTTAACGAGCGGAGACAAAACCGGCCTTCGATGAAAGAAGTTGCTGATGAGATCGAGTACATCATCAATATTCTGTCACAAGAGGTTACTGAGACATAG
- the LOC104708943 gene encoding CASP-like protein 5B1: MKRIIGSPGTMSGFILRLGQCATAAASIGVMVSSYGFSNYTAFCFLVASMGLQLVWSFGLACLDVYAIRRKSDLRSPVLLSLFTVGDWVTALLALAAACSSAGVTVLFTKDTEFCSQQPALSCNRFQISVGLSFFNWVLAAISSHAMFWILI, from the exons ATGAAGAGGATAATTGGGAGTCCTGGAACTATGAGTGGGTTCATACTGAGATTAGGGCAATGTGCTACTGCTGCTGCTTCCATCGGTGTTATGGTTTCTTCTTACGGCTTCTCTAATTACACTGCTTTCTG TTTCTTAGTTGCATCAATGGGTCTTCAATTGGTTTGGAGCTTTGGACTTGCATGTCTTGACGTGTATGCAATAAGGAGAAAAAGTGATTTACGAAGCCCCGTCTTACTGAGCCTATTCACTGTTGGTGATTGG GTCACTGCACTACTCGCTCTTGCAGCTGCGTGTTCCTCTGCAGGAGTTACGGTTTTATTCACAAAAGACACTGAGTTTTGCAGTCAGCAACCAGCTCTCTCTTGCAATAGGTTTCAGATTTCTGTCGGTTTATCTTTCTTTAACTGGGTTTTGGCTGCTATATCGTCTCATGCAATGTTTTGGATCTTGATATGA
- the LOC104708944 gene encoding uncharacterized protein At2g39795, mitochondrial-like has protein sequence MSLSTVFRRASSTVATFAVRAARSPVSFRSGAVSAERLILGSQIGRGSVSSFSFARFSTESAITKTTADENLISVIESEIECAIAEEAPLDNDILEDKPEDFPFEIIDTPGERTVLLKRKFEDETIQVEVDSAASYDDEEEEQEADDGDQENVAKFRIPIVVSVEKPGGVCLEFGVSAYPDEIVIDSLSIKQPQGSDNELAYEGPDFDDLDENLQKAFHRYLEIRGIKPSFTTFLSDYVANKDSREYLQWLKDIKSFVEK, from the exons ATGTCGTTGAGCACCGTGTTTCGTCGCGCCTCGTCGACAGTGGCTACTTTTGCCGTCCGCGCTGCTAGATCTCCGGTTAGCTTCCGCAGCGGCGCTGTCTCAGCGGAGAGGCTGATTCTTGGTAGCCAGATCGGGCGTGGATCGGTTAGTTCATTCTCATTCGCGAGATTTTCCACTGAAAGTGCCATCACTAAAACCACCGCCGACGAGAATCTCATCAGCGTCATCGAATCTGAAATTGAATGCGCCATCGCAGAGGAGGCCCCTCTCGATAATGACATC TTGGAAGACAAGCCAGAAGATTTCCCATTTGAAATCATTGATACACCAGGGGAAAGAACTGTGTTGCTGAAGAGGAAATTTGAGGATGAAACCATCCAAGTTGAAGTTGACTCTGCTGCATCTTacgatgatgaagaggaagaacaggAAGCAGACGATGGAGATCAAGAAAACGTGGCTAAATTCCGGATTCCCATTGTTGTGAGTGTGGAGAAACCTGGTGGTGTCTGTCTTGAGTTTGGAGTCAGCGCATACCCTGATGAGATTGTGATTGATAGTTTATCGATCAAACAACCGCAAGGATCTGATAACGAGCTTGCTTACGAAGGACCTGACTTTGA TGACTTGGATGAGAATTTGCAGAAGGCTTTCCACAGGTACTTAGAGATCAGAGGAATCAAACCAAGCTTCACTACCTTTTTGTCTGATTACGTGGCCAACAAAGATAGCAGAGAGTATCTGCAGTGGCTCAAGGATATCAAGTCTTTTGTCGAGAAGTGA